In Zea mays cultivar B73 chromosome 7, Zm-B73-REFERENCE-NAM-5.0, whole genome shotgun sequence, the following proteins share a genomic window:
- the LOC100272907 gene encoding gibberellin receptor GID1L2, producing MRRALCHRITCYGRTGPRILSTPLIPAIWPGSVANVPSQKTPSYHRKSTSFATKVTPSTTAMESGADEVAFESPAHFRIYKSGRIERLNRPPVLPAGLDEATGVTSKDVVLDAGTGLSVRIYLPKLQEPSKKLPVLVYFHGGAFLLESAGSATYHTYVNPLAAAAGVLVVSVDYRLAPEHPVPAAYEDSWAALQWVTSAQDEWIVEHGDTARLFLAGDSAGANIVHDMLMRASGAGGPRVEGAILLHPWFGGNAPIEGEPEGAAAATAGLWTYACPGAVGGADDPRMNPLAPGAPPLERLGCARMLVCAGKKDALYVRDRAYYEAVAASAWPGDVAWLESEGEEHVFFLPKPECENAKLLMDRVVAFIAGA from the coding sequence ATGAGGCGTGCTCTGTGTCACAGGATCACGTGCTATGGTAGGACCGGGCCCCGGATTTTGTCTACGCCATTGATTCCAGCGATTTGGCCGGGGTCAGTAGCTAACGTTCCATCCCAGAAAACCCCATCTTATCATAGGAAGTCTACCAGTTTTGCCACCAAGGTCACACCATCCACCACGGCCATGGAGTCCGGCGCAGACGAGGTGGCGTTCGAGTCCCCGGCACATTTCCGCATCTACAAGAGCGGGAGGATCGAGCGCCTGAACCGGCCCCCGGTCCTTCCCGCCGGCCTCGACGAGGCCACCGGTGTCACCTCAAAGGACGTCGTCCTGGACGCCGGCACCGGCCTTTCCGTACGCATCTACCTCCCCAAGCTCCAGGAACCATCCAAGAAGCTCCCGGTCCTCGTCTACTTCCACGGCGGCGCGTTCCTCCTCGAGTCGGCCGGCTCTGCCACGTACCACACCTACGTCAACCCACTCGCAGCCGCCGCGGGCGTCCTGGTGGTGTCCGTGGACTACCGCCTGGCACCGGAGCACCCGGTCCCGGCGGCCTACGAGGACTCGTGGGCCGCGCTCCAGTGGGTGACGTCGGCGCAGGACGAGTGGATCGTCGAGCACGGCGACACGGCGCGGCTCTTCCTCGCCGGCGACAGCGCCGGCGCAAACATCGTGCACGACATGCTGATGCGGGCGTCCGGCGCCGGCGGGCCGCGCGTCGAGGGCGCCATCCTGCTCCACCCGTGGTTCGGCGGGAACGCGCCCATCGAGGGCGAGCCGGAGGGTGCCGCAGCGGCCACCGCTGGGCTCTGGACCTACGCGTGCCCGGGCGCGGTCGGCGGCGCCGACGACCCGAGGATGAACCCTCTCGCGCCGGGCGCGCCGCCGCTGGAGAGGCTCGGGTGCGCGAGGATGCTGGTGTGCGCCGGGAAGAAGGACGCGCTCTACGTGAGGGACCGCGCGTACTATGAAGCCGTGGCGGCCAGCGCGTGGCCCGGGGACGTGGCGTGGCTCGAGTCCGAAGGAGAGGAGCACGTCTTCTTCCTCCCGAAGCCCGAGTGCGAGAACGCCAAGCTGCTCATGGACCGCGTCGTGGCCTTCATTGCCGGGGCCTGA